The genomic stretch CAGCACGCCGACCCGCAGCACGTCCGCGCCCGCGCTGGTCAGCCCGGCGATGACGGCGGCCTCGAGCATCTCGCCGCTGGCCCGCCCGTCCCGGCCGACCACCACGGTCCGCCGGACGCCGCCGGAGCGCTCCGAGAGCACGTGCGCGGCCGAGACCGCGACTCCCAGTGCCACCTCGGGCGTCAGCTCGGCGTTCGCCAGCCCGCGTACCCCGTCCGTACCGAACAGCCGTCCCACGGGCAACCTCCATCGACCGGGCGCCCCGAGGACGCCGGTTCCGTGAAACGAGGGGCGACTTACCGCTTGGAGTACTGCGGCGCCTTGCGCGCCTTCTTCAGGCCGTACTTCTTGCGCTCCTTGACCCGCGGGTCGCGGGTGAGGAAGCCGGCCTTCTTCAGCGCCGGGCGGTCGTCCATCTCGACCTCGATCAGCGCCCGGGCGATGCCGAGCTGCAGCGCGCCGGCCTGGCCGGTGATGCCGCCGCCGTTGAGCAGCGCGACGACGTCGTACTGCTCGTTCTTCTCGAGGATCACCAGGGGCTCACGGATGTGCTGCTGGTGCACCTTGTTCGGGAAGTACTCCTCGAGCGTGCGCCCGTTCAGGGTGAACTGGCCGGTCCCCGGGATGAGCCGCACCCGGACGATCGCCTCCTTGCGACGGCCGACGGTCTGGATGAGCCGCGGGCTGTCGTACGCGACAGAGGCGATGGGGGCGATGGGGGCGATGGGAGCCGGGGCGGTGGGCTGCTCGATGGGGTCGGTCACGTAATCCCTTACTGCGCGATCTGGATGATCTCGAACGGAACAGGCATCTGCGCTGCGTGCGGGTGGTCCGGACCCGCGTACACCTTGAGCTTGGTGAGCATCTTCCGGCCCAGGGTGTTCTTCGGCAGCATGCCCTTCACGGCCTGCTCGATGACCCGCTCGGGGCGCTTGCGCAGCAGGTCGGCGTACGTCTGCTTGCGCAGCCCGCCCGGGTAGCCGGAGTGCCGGTAGGCGAACGTCGTCTCGGCCTTGTTGCCGGTCATGACGACCTGCGCGGCATTGACGACGATGACGAAGTCACCGGTGTCCACGTGCCGGGCGAACTGCGGCTTGTGCTTGCCCCGCAGCAGGATCGCCGCCTGGCTGGCCAGGCGACCGAGCACCACGTCGGACGCGTCGATGACGTGCCACGCGCGGGTGACCTCGCCGGGCTTGGGGGTGTACGTGGGCACGGGACTGCCTTCTCTTCTGCTCGGAGCGGGGAGGCACACCTCGTGCGCCAGCGATCGAGGGTACCCGCGGGCCGCCGACCGGGTCAAAAGAGGGTCCCGGCCGGCGCCCCGCGGGGGCTCACACGGACCGCTGGTACGAGGAGAACGCCCGGGCCGCCAGCGCCGCCGCGACGACCGCCAGCGCGGCCAGCGCCGCCAGCCGGGTGCCGACCAGGCCCCAGTCGACGTCCTGCGCCAGCGCCTGCCGCCCGATGACCACGGCCCAGTCCACCGGGTTCCACCGGGCGATCGCCGCGATCCAGCCCGGCAGGTGGTCGGCGGGCACCAGCATGGAGGAGAGGAAGGACAGCGGCAGCACGACGAAGTTCACCGCCCCGATCAGCGACTCCTGGCTGCGCAGCAGCAGCGCCAGCGCGTTGGAGTACGACGCGAACGCGGCCGCGAGCAGGATCACCGCCAGCAGGAACACCAGCAGCACCCCGACGCCGCCGGGGAACCGGGCCCCGGTCGCGTACCCGAGGGCAAGGATCACCAGCGTCTGCACCACGGTCGTGACCTGCTGGTTGAGCAGCGAGCCGGTCATCACCGAGCCGCGCCGCACCGGCGAGACCAGCAGCCGGTCCATCACCCCGCGCTCGGCGTCGGTGATGAAGCCCATCCCGGTCCAGCCGCTGGCGAACAACGCCGACATGACCACGATCCCGGGCGTCAGGTACCCGAGGTAGTCCCCGGTCGGCGAGGGCACCACGTTCTCGAACAGCGCCCCGAACAGCAGCAGCCAGACCACCGGCTGCACCAGCGTGATCGCGACGAACCAGGGCTGCCGGACGAGTGCCCGCACGCCCCGGCCGGCCAGCACCACCGCGTCGCTCATCGGCCCGCCCCTTCCAGCTCGGGGGTGGCCTCGGCGGAGAAGGCGCGGCCGGTGTGCCGCAGGTAGACGTCGTCCAGGGACGGCCGGGCCACGGTCACCGAGGCCGGGACCAGTCCGGCCGCCTCCAGCCCGGCCAGCACCGCCGGCACCGCCCGGGCGCCGTCGTCGACCCGGGCCCGCAGCGTCCGCCCGTCCAGGGTGACCTCGCGGACGCCGTCCAGCCGGGGCAGCCCGGCCGGCTCGGTGGCCAGCTCGACCACCAGCGCGTCCCCGCGCAGCTCGCTCTTCAGCTGCTCGGCCGTGCCCTCGGCGACCACCCGGCCGCGGTCGACGATGACGAGGCGGTCGGCCAGCCGGTCGGCCTCCTCCAGGTAGTGCGTGGTGAGCAGCACGGTCAGCCCCTCGTCCCGGGCCAGCCCGGCGACCAGCGCCCAGAGCTCGGACCGGGCCTCCGGGTCCAGCCCTGTGGTCGGCTCGTCCAGGAACAGCACCCGCGGCCGGTGCACCAGCCCCATGGCCACGTCGAGCTTGCGCTGCATGCCGCCGGACCAGGTCCGGACCAGCCGCCCGGCGGCGTCCTCGACGCCGAAGCGGCCCAGCAGCTCGGCCGTCCGGGACCGCAGCGCGGCGCCGCGCAGGCCGTACAGGTGGCCCTGCAGGAGGAGGTTCTCCCGCCCGGTCGCCTCCGGGTCGACGGCGTGCTTCTGGAACACGCAGCCGATCGCGCGCCGGACCGTGTCCGGGTGCCGGTCCACGTCGTGGCCGGCGACGACCGCGCTGCCGCCGGTCGCCTTGGTCAGCGTGGTGAGGATCTTGACGGTGGTGGACTTGCCGGCGCCGTTCGGGCCGAGCAGCCCGGACACGGTCCCGGCCGGGACGGCGAGGCTGACGCCCCGCACCGCCCGGACCGGCCCGGCCTTCCCGCCGGGATAGGCCTTGACCAGGTCTTTCGCATCGATGGCCAGGTCGTCGGACACGAGCACTCCTTCGTACGGGCGGAGCGCGCTGGCTATCGTGAGGGTGCGGTCCTGCGGGCCGGCGCTGCTCCGGTGGTGTGGTTCGCGGGGTTCCGGTCCGGCGGGGTGTTGGCGCACCCCGCCGGACTCAGCTCTGGGAGGGCAGCCGGAGGGGCTCCACCTCCTCACCGGCGGCGTACCGCCGCTGCGCCTCCCGCCAGTACGCGACGCCGTCGAGGCTGCTGTCGGCGATCGAGGCGGCCAGCTTCTCCACGAACTCGATCTCGGCCTGGATCTGGCTGTGCCGGTAGTCGGCCTCGATGAGGAACAGGTGCGGGACGCCGAGGTCGGCCGCGTACCGCTGCATCTCCCGGGCGGCCTGCTGCTGCGAACGCAGCTGGGCCGCACGCTGCTGGAGCAGCGAGACCGCGGCGTCCGGGGGCAGCCCGCCGATCATGGACAGCCCGGCCTCGAACGCCGGGTACTCCTTCGCCGGCGTGCCGATCAGCTCGCCGAGCCAGTCCACGAACTCCAGCCGGCCGGGCGGGGTGATCTCGTAGACCGTCCGCTCCGGGCGGCGGCCGTCCTTGACCGTCTCCTTCGGGGCGATGAGACCGTGTTTCTGCAGCGACTCGACCACCGAGTAGAGCGAGCCGTAGTTGAGCTTGATCGACTCGTGCTTGCCGCGCTCACGCATGATCGTGGCCATCTCGTACGGGTGCATCGGGCGCTCGGCCAGACAGGCCAGCACGGCCAGGGCCAGCGGGTTGCTCACCTTCCGGCGCGCCATCACGGAACCTCCAGCTCAATTACTCGAACCCGAGTATCTGAACGTGAGTATCCCGTGTCAAGTACGGCGTTGGGCCGGGCGCCCGCTGATCCGGATGGACGCCCGGGACTCGAAGTCCTGCCTGGTGACTCTCATCGGGGTCGTCGAGCACGCGCCGGCGCGGTCGACGGCGGCCTGATCGGCCGTCGGGGCCGCCGCCCCTTTTGCGGCGTGTACTGTCCACATCGCACGGTCCGCAAAGGACTGATCCCTCCCTTTGCGTACGCGTCCGGTCACGGTGCGAAGTATCATCTCGGTTCTGATTGCAGACCCTCTCGCGCTGGCGAAGTATTCGGGCCTCCCCCCAAGCCGCGCAGTGCGAGGAGGTCCGGCGTGTCGGCAGTGCTCGCCTATCTGCCCAGGGGCAACACCCTCAGTGACGAGGAGTGGCACCGCCGGCACAGGTTGCTCCAATGGGTCCTGGCTGCGCACATCCCCGGGCTCTTCGTCTTCGGCGTCCTGCGGCACTTCGCCGCGGCCGACGTCGCCGAGACGCTGGCGCTGCCGCTGGCCTGCCTGATCGTCGGGCACCTGCTGCAGTCGCGGCGGCTCGCCTCCGCGTTCGTCACGCTCGGGCTCGTCTACTGCTCGGCCGCGCTGGTCGGCTTCTCCGACGGCGCGATCGAGGCCCACTTCCACTTCTTCATCATGATCGGCTTCATCGCGCTCTACCAGGACTGGATCCCGTTCCTGCTGAACATCCTGTTCACGGTGCTCAGCCACGGGATCGGCTCCAGCTTCGTGCCGGACCTCATGTTCAACCACACCTCGGCCCAGGAGCACCCCTGGGAGTGGTCGCTGATCCACGGTGTCGCCGTGCTGGCCGCCTGCGTCGGCGTGGTGTTGTTCTGGAAGACCACCGAGGACGAGCAGGTCCGCTCGCTGCAGCTGACCCAGGAGCTCGCCGACGCCGAGATCGGGCGCCGCCGGTTCACCTCCGACCTGCTGGTCAACCTGGCCCGCCGCAACCAGAACCTGCTCTACCGGCAGCTGGACCTGCTCAACGACCTCGAGGACAAGGAGCGGGACCCGGACGCGCTGGCCGACCTCTTCCGGCTCGACCACCTGGCCACCCGGATCCGCCGCAACGCCGAGAGCCTGCTGGTGCTCTCCGGCGAGGAGTCGCCGCGGATCTGGCGCGAGCCGGTCGCGCTGGTGGACGTCGTGCGGGCCGCGATCGCCGAGATCGAGGACCTCGACCGGGTCGACGACGCGATCGACGAGACCCTCTCGGTCTCCGGGCGCAGCGTCGCCGACCTCACCCACCTGTTCGCCGAGTTGCTGGAGAACGCGGTCCACTTCTCCCCGCCCGGCGTGACCGTGGTCGTGCGCAGCCGGCCGCTGCCGAGCTCGCCCGGCACCCGCCTGGTCACCATCGAGGACTGGGGCGTCGGCATGACGGCCCAGGAGGTGGCCGAGGCCAACGACACGCTGCGGGCGCCGCGCGAGGTCGACCTGTCGGTCTCCCAGCGGCTGGGCCTGCACGTGGTCGCCCGCCTCGCCCAGCGGTACGGGATCTCCGTCGAGCTGACACCCACCCCGGGCGGCGGGGTCACCGCGGTGGTCCTGCTGCCGCCGGTGGTCTTCGAGCGGTCTGCCGTGCTGGTCGGGGCGACCGCCGCCCCGGCGAACGGCGGGTACGGCGGCGGGTTCAGCACGCCGCGCGGCGCGGTCCCGGCCGGCGGCTTCGGTACGCCGCCGGGCGGTACGCCGGCCGGCGGCTTCGGTACGCCGCCGCCCGCCGCGATGCCGACGGGCCGGCCGGTCGTCAACGGGGCGGTCAACGGTAACGGGGCGGTCGCCCCGGCCCGGCCGCTCCCGGCCGGGCCCGTGCCCTCGATCCCGGTGCAGACCGGGTCCGCCGGCGGGGCCGCCCCGGGCGGTCCCGTTCAGACCGGTCCGGCCAGTGGTCCGGTTCCGATGGGCAGCCCCGTCCCTCCGGCCTTGCCGACCGGTCCGGCCAGCGGGCCCGTACAGACCGGTCCGGCCAGTGGGTCCGTGCAGGTGGGTCCGGCTAGCGGGCCCGTGCAGGTGGGTCCGGCCAGCGGGCCCGTGCAGACCGGTGCGGCCGGCGGGCCGGTTCCGATGGGCGTTTCCACCGGTCCGGCCGGCGCCCGCCCGGCCCGGCCCGGAACGGCCCCGAACGGCGGGCCGCCGCCCACCACCGCCACGAACGGCCTGAGCGCCGCCGGCACGGCCACCCCGGTGCGCCCGCCGGCCCCGCCCCGGGCCATCCCGCCGCGGCCGACGCCGCCGCTGCCGCCCACCCAGCCGGCGCCCGCGGGCGATCCCGGCCTCCAGCTGCCTCGCCGTGGCCCCGGGGAGGCACTCAACCGCAGCCGGCTCGCCCGGCCCGGCGACGGCCCGGCCGGCGACCTGCCCGCGGCACCGCGGGAGCGCATGACCCAGCTGCCGGCGCCGTTCCAGGCCCCGGCGACCGCGGGCGGCGACGGCGCGGCCCAGCCCGGCGGCGAGACCGACGACAGCTGGTCGAGCTGGTGGAGCCGGACCACCCCGGGGGCCGGCGGCGAGCCCCGGCCGGAGCCGGACCGGCCGACCCCGCAGAACGGCAACGGCCCGCCGGACCCGGATCCGGACCCGCTGCCCGAGCCGCGGCCGCCGGCCGACGACGAACCGCAGCTGCGCCGGCGCGTACCGCAGGCCAACCTGGCGGCCGGGCTGCGCCGGGAGACCGAAGCGGCCGCGGCCGAGGAGACCCCGGTCGTCCGCGACCCGATGACCGCCCGCAACGCGCTGTCCCGCTTCCAGGCGGCCCAGCGCGCGGCTCGCAGCCAGGTCGACGGTGACCAGCCGGAAGGCGGACCGGCCCGATGAGCTACCCGATCGCCGCCGGCCGCCAGCTCGACTGGCTGGTCGACGACTTCGCCCGCCGCGTGCACGGCGTCCGGCACGGTTTGGTCGTGTCCGGCGACGGCCTGCGGCTGGCGGCCTCCGAGGGCCTCTCGATCGGCCTGGCCGACCAGCTCTCCGCGGTCGCCTCCGGGCTGGTCAGCCTGACCCGCGGCGCCGCGCAGTGCTTCCGGGCCGAGCCGGTCCGCCAGACCATCGTGGAGATGGCCGGCGGCTACCTGTTCGTCACGTCGATCTCCGACGGCTCGGCGCTGGCCGTGTTCGCCGACGCCAGCTGTGACATCGGCGTCGTCGGCTACGAGATGACCATGCTCGTCAGCCGGGTCGGGCAGCTGCTCACCCCGGCCGTCCGCGGGTACGGCATACCGTGACCGAACCCACCGGTGGCGGCCGGGTCGTCCCGTCCTACCTGCTCACCCGCGGCCGGACCCGGTCCCAGGGGGCGGAGCTGCCGCTGGAGGCGCTGGCCACGGTCACCGACTTCGGCCGGGAGCGCTACCCGGGGCTGCCCCGGGAGCGCCGCGACATCCTCGACCTCTGCGCCCAGCCGACCTCGGTGATGGAGGTGGCCGCGCACCTGCACGTACCGCTGGGGGTCGCGCGGGTGCTGGTCGGCGACCTCGCGGCCGGTGACTACCTCACTGTGCACATGCCACGCCAGGCCGACGGGCCGCCGCCCGCCGAGATCCTGGAACGACTGCTGGAGGGACTCCGTGGGCGTTGAGCGGCGCGAGCCGCCCGTTCCCGTCAAGATCATCATCGCGGGGGGATTCGGGGTCGGCAAGACGACGTTCGTGGGGGCGGTCTCCGAGATCCCGCCGCTGCGGACCGAGGCGCTGATGACCGAGCTGTCCGAGGGCGTCGACGACCTGACCCACATCAAGGGCAAGACGACGACGACCGTGGCGATGGACTTCGGCCGGATCACCGTGGACGAGCAACTGGTGCTCTACCTCTTCGGTACGCCGGGCCAGGACCGCTTCTGGTTCATGTGGGACGACCTGTCCCGCGGCGCCGTCGGCGCGGTCGTACTGCTGGACCTGCGTCGGATCGACGACTGCTTCGCCGCGATCGACTACTTCGAGGACCGGCGGGTGCCGTTCGTGGTGGCGATCAACGACTTCCCGGGCGCGCACGTGTTCTCCGACGCGGCGGTCCGGGACGCGCTGGCGCTGCGGCCGGACCAGCCGCTGCTGCGGACCGACGCCCGGCATGCCGGGGCGGCGCTGGGCACGCTGATCGCGCTCGTCGAGCACGCGCTGGCCCGGGTCACCGCGGCCTGAGTCCACCGTGGGCAGAGCGTCCCGTTGCCGAAGACCAGCGTTTCCCACGCCAGCGCCGCGTACGCCGGTCCGGACACCAGGACCCGGGCCGGGCGGCGCTCGATCAGGCGCCGAGGAGCGCCTCCTGCAGCGTGTCCTCGGCGTCCTGGACCGACCCGGTCATCCGATAGCGGTGGGCGAGCAGCTCCCGCCGAGGCGACGCGACCAGCTCCTCGAACTCCACCTAGCGAACTCTGTCCACTCTGGACACGTCCCACACCGGCTCGGGCGTCTCGACCACCGCCCCGTCCGTGCCGAAGACCAGGAAGCGGTCGAAGGTGCGGGCGAACCAGCGGTCGTGGGTCACCGCCAGCACCGTCCCCTCGTACGCGGCCAGCGCCTGCTGCAACGCCTCGGCGCTGACCAGGTCGAGGTTGTCGGTCGGCTCGTCCAGCAGCAGCATCGTGGTCCCGGACAGCTCCAGCAACAGCACCTGCAGCCGGGCCTGCTGGCCGCCGGAGAGCAGGTCGAAGCGGACGTCGGCCTGTTCGTTCAGCCCGTACCGGCGCAGCAGGCCGACCGAGCGCCCCCGGTCCATCCCGGAGCGCCGGTCGTCGCCGCGCCAGAGGATCTCCACCGGCGTCTTGCCGGCCAGGTCCGGGCGCTCGTGCGTCTGCGCGAACAGGCCGGTGACGACCCGGGCGCCGAGCTTGGCCGCGCCGGCGTGCGCGACCGGCTCCCCGGCCAGCAGCCGCAGGAAGTGCGATTTGCCCGAGCCGTTGGAGCCGAGCACGGCGACCCGCTCGCCGAAGAACACCTCCAGGTCGAACGGGTGCATCAGCCCGGTCAGCTCCAGCCCGACGCAGGTCAGCGCGCGGACCCCGGTACGCCCGCCGCGCAGCCGCATCGCCACCTGCTGCTCCGCCGGCCGCTCCGGCGGCGGGCCGGCCGCCTCGAACTTGGCCAGCCGGGTCTGCATCGCCTTGTAGCGCGAGGCCATGTCCGGGCTGATCTTCGCCTGCTGCTGCAAGGTCCGGACCAGCTCCTTGAGCCGGGCGTGCTCCTCCTCCCAGCGCTTGTGCAGCTCGTCGAGCCGGTCCAGCCGGGCCTCGCGGGCCGCCGCGTACGTGCCGAACCCGCCGCCGTGCACCCAGGCCGAGTGCGCCTCGACGGTCACCACCCGGTCGGCCACCCGGGCCAGCAGCTCCCGGTCGTGGCTGACGAACAGCACCGTCTTCGAGGTCTCCCGCAGCCGGTCCTCCAGCCAGCGCTTGCCCGGCACGTCCAGGTAGTTGTCCGGCTCGTCCAGCAGCAGCACCTCGTCCGGCCCGCGCAGCAGCGTCTCCAGCGCGAGTCGCTTCTGCTCGCCGCCGGACAGCGTGCGCACCATCCGGTGCTGGGCCCGCTCGAACGGGATGCCGAGCGCGGCGACCGTGACCGTGTCCCAGGTGACCTCGGCGTCGTAGCCGCCGGCGTCGCCCCAGGCGGCCAGGGCGCCCGCGTACCGCAGCTGGGTCGGCTCGTCCTCGGTCTCGGCCAGCGCCCACTCGGCCGCCTCCAGCTCGGCGCCGGCCTCGCGCAACGACAGCGCGGCCAGGCCGAGCAGGAACTCGCGGACCGTCGTGTCGTCCCGGATCGAGCCGATGAACTGGCGCATCACGCCCAGGCCGCCGGAGCCGGCGACGCCGCCGGAGGTCGGCGTCAGGTCGCCGGAGACCACCCGCAGCAGCGTGGTCTTGCCGGCGCCGTTGGCGCCGACGAGGGCGGCCTTCGTGCCCTCGCCGACCCGGAAGCTGACGTCGTCGAGCAGCATCCGGCCGTCCGGGAGCAGCACCGAGACATGACCGACGTCCACATACCCCATGCCCCCAGTGTCCCTGCTCGGGTCATCCCGTTTTCCCGAGCAGCCGCTCCGGGGAGTCGACGCCGCGAAGGCCGGCGCCTGCTCCAGCATGGCCAGGAAGTTGCCCTCGACGTCGCCCCCGCTCCGTCGCTGCGCCGGCGAGATGGCCGATCCGTCCGGGCCGGCCTCGGTCAGCACGCCGCGGGCCCGCGCCAGCCAGCCGCTCTCCACCGCCCAGTCGCCGAACACGCCGCCGCTGATCCAGCCCAGCGTACGGGCCGCGCGGGCGGCGCCGGCGGTCCGGTCCTCCCGCCGGTACGCCGCGTAGGCCTGCTCGTACCGGGCCGCGGCGGTCGCGTAGTCGCCCTGGAAGTAGAGGTCCTCGGCGGTGCCGCTCGAGGACCTCACCCTCACCGGGCGGCGGCGCGGTCACGTCCCGATGGTGACACGCGCCGCCGTACGGGTCAGCCCTTCTCGCAGCCGAACCCGTCGCCGTCGCTGTCCAGGCCGAACGGGTCGCTGCCGACGACCCGGACGGTGCCGTAGACGTAGTTCGGGCCATTGCCCTTGCCGCTGGAGCAGTCGTAGTCGCCGATGCCGTCCTTCAGGCACTGGCCGACGTAGCTCGGGTCGCAAGTGGACGGTGCCGGTGCCGGCTTGGGCGCGGGCTTCGGCTTCGGCGCGGGCTTCGGCGCGGGCTTCGGCGCGGGCTTCGGCGCGGGCTTCGGCTTCGGGGTGGCGGTGGTCGGCGCGGACGTCGTCGGCGCGGCCGTGGTGGTCTCCGGCGCCGCCGTCGTGGGCGGCGGTGTCGTCGTCGGCGCGGCGGTGGTGGTGGTCGCGGCGACGCTCACCCCCGGCGGCTCGAACGACGACGCCTTTGTCGTGGGCGGCCCGCAGGCCGCCAGCAGAAGGATTCCTGCGCCCGCCAGCGTGATGCGGACGCTCCTGTCCGGCCGGATCCGCGCAGCGCGCAGCCCGGCGAGAACTCGCCTCATGAAAACAGTGCTCCCGTGTCGATCCGACGCGGTCCGGGTCCGGGCCGCCGGTCCCCCCAACGGACCGTGGATGACCGTATGAGGTCTGCGACTACGGGCGCAGTCGAATCGACAAGGTCAGACCTATCAGCGTGGGGCTATGCACTCGCGGGGGATGAAGGCCCAGGTGTCGCCGGCGTCGTACCGGATGGCGGCGGACCGGCCGTCACCGGTCGTGTAGCGCCAGCCCACCGGCGTCCCCGGGCCGAGGTCGAACCTGAAGTCGTGGTGCGCGCCGCCGCGATAGTTCCCGTACAGCCCGGCGCTCTGGCAGACGACCTGGTACGGCGCGGTCAGCCGGTCCGGCACCCCGTCGCCGTTCGTGTCGATGCCCGCGGCCGGGGTGTGCGCGGAGTCGCCGAGCGGCAGTCGCCCGGCCGGCCCGCAGGACGGCGCGTTGGCCGTCCCGGTGCCGGTGGTCAGGGCACTGGCCAGCACCCAGGCGCAGCCGTCGAAGTTGCCGAACGCGTGAATCGACCATAACGGACGGCAGGGACCGAGGGCTAGGGTTGTTCACCCAACCGGGTCGGCTCGCGCTCGGCCATTCGGCGGCGCTGGGGTTCGACGACGTACTTGGGGTCCTCGGTGGACTGGATGCCGGCGTGCAGGATGGCCAGCCGCTGGAAGAGGCTCCCGGCCATCAGCGCGACTCCGGACAGCACGGCCGCGAGGCGGGAGCGGCGGCCGAGCAGGGCGGCTCCGGCCCCGCCGGCCGCGGTCAGCGCGGTCGCCCGCTTCAGGTGGACCGCCGCCTTCCCGGTCTGGTACGTCTCCCCGATCATCCCGAGCCGCTGCTCCATCAGACGGGACACGGTCAGCTCGGCCGCGGCGCCGGCCACGGCCAGCCGCCGGGC from Mycobacteriales bacterium encodes the following:
- a CDS encoding ATP-binding cassette domain-containing protein, with translation MGYVDVGHVSVLLPDGRMLLDDVSFRVGEGTKAALVGANGAGKTTLLRVVSGDLTPTSGGVAGSGGLGVMRQFIGSIRDDTTVREFLLGLAALSLREAGAELEAAEWALAETEDEPTQLRYAGALAAWGDAGGYDAEVTWDTVTVAALGIPFERAQHRMVRTLSGGEQKRLALETLLRGPDEVLLLDEPDNYLDVPGKRWLEDRLRETSKTVLFVSHDRELLARVADRVVTVEAHSAWVHGGGFGTYAAAREARLDRLDELHKRWEEEHARLKELVRTLQQQAKISPDMASRYKAMQTRLAKFEAAGPPPERPAEQQVAMRLRGGRTGVRALTCVGLELTGLMHPFDLEVFFGERVAVLGSNGSGKSHFLRLLAGEPVAHAGAAKLGARVVTGLFAQTHERPDLAGKTPVEILWRGDDRRSGMDRGRSVGLLRRYGLNEQADVRFDLLSGGQQARLQVLLLELSGTTMLLLDEPTDNLDLVSAEALQQALAAYEGTVLAVTHDRWFARTFDRFLVFGTDGAVVETPEPVWDVSRVDRVR
- a CDS encoding ABC transporter permease is translated as MSDAVVLAGRGVRALVRQPWFVAITLVQPVVWLLLFGALFENVVPSPTGDYLGYLTPGIVVMSALFASGWTGMGFITDAERGVMDRLLVSPVRRGSVMTGSLLNQQVTTVVQTLVILALGYATGARFPGGVGVLLVFLLAVILLAAAFASYSNALALLLRSQESLIGAVNFVVLPLSFLSSMLVPADHLPGWIAAIARWNPVDWAVVIGRQALAQDVDWGLVGTRLAALAALAVVAAALAARAFSSYQRSV
- a CDS encoding ATP-binding cassette domain-containing protein, whose product is MSDDLAIDAKDLVKAYPGGKAGPVRAVRGVSLAVPAGTVSGLLGPNGAGKSTTVKILTTLTKATGGSAVVAGHDVDRHPDTVRRAIGCVFQKHAVDPEATGRENLLLQGHLYGLRGAALRSRTAELLGRFGVEDAAGRLVRTWSGGMQRKLDVAMGLVHRPRVLFLDEPTTGLDPEARSELWALVAGLARDEGLTVLLTTHYLEEADRLADRLVIVDRGRVVAEGTAEQLKSELRGDALVVELATEPAGLPRLDGVREVTLDGRTLRARVDDGARAVPAVLAGLEAAGLVPASVTVARPSLDDVYLRHTGRAFSAEATPELEGAGR
- a CDS encoding PadR family transcriptional regulator, producing MARRKVSNPLALAVLACLAERPMHPYEMATIMRERGKHESIKLNYGSLYSVVESLQKHGLIAPKETVKDGRRPERTVYEITPPGRLEFVDWLGELIGTPAKEYPAFEAGLSMIGGLPPDAAVSLLQQRAAQLRSQQQAAREMQRYAADLGVPHLFLIEADYRHSQIQAEIEFVEKLAASIADSSLDGVAYWREAQRRYAAGEEVEPLRLPSQS
- a CDS encoding ATP-binding protein, whose product is MSAVLAYLPRGNTLSDEEWHRRHRLLQWVLAAHIPGLFVFGVLRHFAAADVAETLALPLACLIVGHLLQSRRLASAFVTLGLVYCSAALVGFSDGAIEAHFHFFIMIGFIALYQDWIPFLLNILFTVLSHGIGSSFVPDLMFNHTSAQEHPWEWSLIHGVAVLAACVGVVLFWKTTEDEQVRSLQLTQELADAEIGRRRFTSDLLVNLARRNQNLLYRQLDLLNDLEDKERDPDALADLFRLDHLATRIRRNAESLLVLSGEESPRIWREPVALVDVVRAAIAEIEDLDRVDDAIDETLSVSGRSVADLTHLFAELLENAVHFSPPGVTVVVRSRPLPSSPGTRLVTIEDWGVGMTAQEVAEANDTLRAPREVDLSVSQRLGLHVVARLAQRYGISVELTPTPGGGVTAVVLLPPVVFERSAVLVGATAAPANGGYGGGFSTPRGAVPAGGFGTPPGGTPAGGFGTPPPAAMPTGRPVVNGAVNGNGAVAPARPLPAGPVPSIPVQTGSAGGAAPGGPVQTGPASGPVPMGSPVPPALPTGPASGPVQTGPASGSVQVGPASGPVQVGPASGPVQTGAAGGPVPMGVSTGPAGARPARPGTAPNGGPPPTTATNGLSAAGTATPVRPPAPPRAIPPRPTPPLPPTQPAPAGDPGLQLPRRGPGEALNRSRLARPGDGPAGDLPAAPRERMTQLPAPFQAPATAGGDGAAQPGGETDDSWSSWWSRTTPGAGGEPRPEPDRPTPQNGNGPPDPDPDPLPEPRPPADDEPQLRRRVPQANLAAGLRRETEAAAAEETPVVRDPMTARNALSRFQAAQRAARSQVDGDQPEGGPAR
- a CDS encoding DUF742 domain-containing protein; protein product: MTEPTGGGRVVPSYLLTRGRTRSQGAELPLEALATVTDFGRERYPGLPRERRDILDLCAQPTSVMEVAAHLHVPLGVARVLVGDLAAGDYLTVHMPRQADGPPPAEILERLLEGLRGR
- a CDS encoding ATP/GTP-binding protein yields the protein MGVERREPPVPVKIIIAGGFGVGKTTFVGAVSEIPPLRTEALMTELSEGVDDLTHIKGKTTTTVAMDFGRITVDEQLVLYLFGTPGQDRFWFMWDDLSRGAVGAVVLLDLRRIDDCFAAIDYFEDRRVPFVVAINDFPGAHVFSDAAVRDALALRPDQPLLRTDARHAGAALGTLIALVEHALARVTAA
- the rpsI gene encoding 30S ribosomal protein S9, which codes for MAPIAPIASVAYDSPRLIQTVGRRKEAIVRVRLIPGTGQFTLNGRTLEEYFPNKVHQQHIREPLVILEKNEQYDVVALLNGGGITGQAGALQLGIARALIEVEMDDRPALKKAGFLTRDPRVKERKKYGLKKARKAPQYSKR
- the rplM gene encoding 50S ribosomal protein L13 — protein: MPTYTPKPGEVTRAWHVIDASDVVLGRLASQAAILLRGKHKPQFARHVDTGDFVIVVNAAQVVMTGNKAETTFAYRHSGYPGGLRKQTYADLLRKRPERVIEQAVKGMLPKNTLGRKMLTKLKVYAGPDHPHAAQMPVPFEIIQIAQ
- a CDS encoding roadblock/LC7 domain-containing protein; amino-acid sequence: MSYPIAAGRQLDWLVDDFARRVHGVRHGLVVSGDGLRLAASEGLSIGLADQLSAVASGLVSLTRGAAQCFRAEPVRQTIVEMAGGYLFVTSISDGSALAVFADASCDIGVVGYEMTMLVSRVGQLLTPAVRGYGIP